A region from the Desulfoglaeba alkanexedens ALDC genome encodes:
- a CDS encoding ferritin-like domain-containing protein, whose product MMFGFNAAEVFNIAIEIEENGRVFYRKARERIADPEVKEIFRDLEQQEMEHKRRFQEMKEGLPRQATERTVWDPENELDRYLKMMADQHVFRTEDEVEERLRGVNDAVDALRLAIEFEKDSVIFFLSMQDATEEEKGRELIGLLIKEEQSHLRRLSVQLQKLTH is encoded by the coding sequence ATGATGTTTGGATTCAATGCGGCGGAAGTCTTCAACATCGCCATCGAAATCGAAGAAAACGGCAGAGTCTTTTACCGGAAAGCCCGCGAAAGGATCGCCGACCCGGAAGTCAAAGAAATCTTCCGGGATCTGGAGCAGCAGGAAATGGAACACAAGAGACGGTTCCAGGAGATGAAGGAAGGTCTCCCCAGGCAGGCGACGGAGCGTACCGTTTGGGACCCGGAAAACGAACTGGATCGTTACCTCAAAATGATGGCCGACCAGCATGTGTTCCGGACGGAAGACGAAGTGGAGGAAAGGCTGAGGGGCGTGAACGACGCCGTGGACGCGCTCCGGCTGGCCATCGAATTCGAAAAGGATTCGGTCATCTTCTTTCTGAGCATGCAGGACGCTACGGAAGAGGAGAAAGGCCGGGAACTGATCGGGCTCCTGATAAAGGAAGAACAGAGCCACCTTCGGCGCCTTTCGGTCCAGCTGCAGAAGCTGACGCACTGA
- the rd gene encoding rubredoxin, which yields MDRYVCQICGYVYDPDQGDPDNGIAPGTPFEKLPDDWTCPVCGASKSEFEKE from the coding sequence ATGGATCGTTACGTGTGCCAGATCTGCGGTTATGTGTACGACCCGGACCAAGGTGATCCTGACAATGGTATCGCTCCCGGCACGCCGTTCGAAAAGCTTCCCGACGACTGGACCTGCCCCGTGTGCGGCGCTTCCAAGAGTGAATTCGAAAAAGAATAG
- a CDS encoding ZIP family metal transporter, whose protein sequence is METWHPGLQALAATLFTWFLTALGASAVFLTRRMPQWVLDGMLGFAGGVMIAASYWSLLAPALTMAEEGTLPAWLPVAVGFLAGGLALRAIDAVLPHLHLGFPMEEAEGIPTPWRRSVLLVLAITLHNIPEGLAVGVAFGAAASDLPGATLDGAVALALGIGIQNFPEGLAVSVPLRREGLSRIKAFWYGQLSGVVEPVAGVAGALIVLASKAILPYALSFAAGAMIFVVVEEVIPESQRSGHADLASVSCLVGFAVMMTLDVALG, encoded by the coding sequence ATGGAAACCTGGCATCCCGGGCTTCAAGCTCTGGCGGCCACCCTTTTCACGTGGTTTTTAACCGCCTTGGGCGCTTCGGCCGTTTTCCTCACCCGCCGGATGCCGCAGTGGGTGCTGGACGGCATGCTGGGCTTTGCCGGCGGTGTGATGATCGCGGCCAGCTACTGGTCTCTTCTGGCACCGGCCCTCACTATGGCCGAAGAGGGGACGCTCCCGGCGTGGCTTCCGGTGGCCGTGGGCTTCCTCGCCGGCGGACTCGCCCTCAGGGCCATCGATGCGGTGCTGCCGCATCTGCACCTGGGCTTCCCTATGGAGGAGGCGGAGGGGATACCAACGCCCTGGCGCCGGTCGGTCCTCCTGGTGTTGGCCATCACCCTCCACAACATTCCGGAAGGACTGGCGGTAGGGGTGGCTTTCGGGGCGGCGGCCTCAGATCTTCCGGGAGCGACCTTGGATGGAGCTGTAGCCTTGGCCCTGGGCATCGGCATCCAGAACTTCCCCGAGGGACTGGCGGTCTCCGTGCCGCTCCGCCGTGAAGGGTTGTCCCGGATCAAGGCTTTCTGGTACGGCCAGCTTTCAGGCGTGGTGGAACCCGTGGCCGGTGTGGCCGGCGCCCTCATCGTCCTTGCCTCCAAGGCGATCCTTCCGTACGCATTGAGCTTTGCGGCGGGAGCTATGATCTTTGTGGTGGTGGAAGAAGTGATCCCGGAGTCTCAGCGGAGCGGACATGCGGATCTAGCCTCCGTGAGCTGCCTGGTGGGATTCGCGGTCATGATGACCTTGGACGTGGCGCTGGGTTGA
- the rpmA gene encoding 50S ribosomal protein L27, producing the protein MAHKKAGGSSRNGRDSAGQRRGVKKYGGEYVRAGNIIVRQLGTKFHPGTNVGVGKDYTLFALIDGVVAFEHKDKLRKKVSVYPIPAQS; encoded by the coding sequence ATGGCACACAAGAAAGCGGGCGGAAGCTCTCGAAACGGCAGGGACAGTGCCGGCCAGAGGCGCGGTGTCAAGAAGTACGGCGGTGAATACGTTCGGGCCGGAAACATCATCGTCCGGCAGCTGGGAACCAAGTTTCATCCTGGAACCAACGTGGGAGTGGGCAAAGACTATACGCTTTTCGCGCTGATCGACGGTGTGGTGGCTTTTGAGCACAAGGACAAGCTGCGCAAGAAGGTAAGCGTCTATCCCATTCCGGCTCAATCCTGA
- a CDS encoding heavy metal translocating P-type ATPase — MKSARESLAVRGMTCAACVRRVERGLKELDGILDASVNLAVERVTVVYDPEKLDLDAVRRRIRELGYEALQEPGAAGISGRKVTLSVGGMTCAACVRRVENALRGLEGVAEASVNLATGRATIVTEPDVAVVSEQLKEALEDAGYEFLGIWSEAGEDPQEAARAQETRDLKIKVIVGLVLSAAIMAGSMKSMIPGLRDLPTAPVNLVLMGLTFPAVFWVGGRFFTGAFKAARQKTSDMNTLVALGATSAYVYSSMATLFPGFFERAGIMAHVYFDGAAMIVALVLLGRLLEVRARGKTSLAIKRLMGLRPRTARVIRGDKEVDVLIEEVQKGDVIAVRPGERIPTDGRVLSGSSHVDESMLTGESVPVFKTQGSDVFAGTINGSGRITFRAVRVGAETALAQIIRLVEEAQGSKAPVQRLADRVASVFVPVVIVIAVTTLLVWTFAVPGSDVSRALLNFVSVLIIACPCAMGLATPTAVMVGTGLGAESGILIRGGESLERAHQVDTVVFDKTGTLTEGKPKVREIVAGENESARDELLILAASLESASEHPLGRAIVRRAEEAGLVLKSVERFEAVAGFGARGVVAGRSVVVGNRRLMEEEGLPLDSLDGRLEEFIASGKTCVYTAVDGMVRGVLVLSDAPKESAVSCIQRLKAMGLEVWMITGDNERTARTVAGEVGIERVLSEVLPGEKAEKVRELQEKGRKVAMVGDGINDAPALAAADVGIAIGAGTDVAMEASDITLMRDDLMLVPRAIRLSSLTMKVIRQNLFWAFFYNSAGIPVAAGVLYPFFGILLNPMFAAAAMAMSSVSVVGNALRLRRLWAKEIKRSG, encoded by the coding sequence ATGAAGTCGGCTAGAGAGAGCCTTGCCGTCCGGGGGATGACCTGTGCCGCCTGTGTGCGGCGGGTGGAACGGGGTCTCAAGGAGCTGGACGGAATTCTCGATGCTTCCGTCAATTTGGCCGTCGAACGGGTCACGGTCGTGTACGACCCGGAAAAGCTGGACCTCGATGCGGTTCGACGGCGCATCCGGGAACTGGGCTACGAAGCGTTGCAGGAGCCTGGCGCGGCCGGGATTTCAGGGAGAAAGGTCACGCTTTCGGTGGGCGGGATGACCTGTGCCGCGTGTGTTCGGAGAGTGGAAAATGCACTCAGAGGCCTCGAAGGGGTGGCCGAGGCATCGGTGAACCTGGCCACCGGCAGAGCGACGATCGTTACGGAACCGGACGTTGCTGTGGTTTCCGAGCAGCTGAAGGAAGCACTCGAAGATGCGGGCTATGAATTTCTCGGGATCTGGTCGGAAGCCGGGGAGGATCCCCAGGAGGCCGCCCGGGCGCAGGAAACGAGGGATCTCAAGATCAAAGTGATTGTCGGGCTCGTTTTGAGTGCCGCCATCATGGCGGGATCGATGAAGTCGATGATTCCGGGCCTTCGCGATCTGCCCACAGCTCCCGTCAACTTGGTCCTCATGGGCCTCACTTTTCCCGCGGTTTTCTGGGTGGGTGGGCGCTTCTTCACCGGTGCGTTCAAGGCGGCCCGCCAGAAGACGTCGGACATGAACACACTGGTCGCCCTCGGTGCCACGTCGGCGTACGTATACTCGTCCATGGCAACCCTCTTTCCCGGGTTTTTCGAGCGGGCGGGGATCATGGCGCATGTCTACTTCGACGGGGCGGCCATGATTGTTGCGCTGGTGCTCCTCGGCCGGTTGTTGGAAGTGAGGGCCCGGGGAAAAACGTCGCTCGCCATCAAGCGACTCATGGGCTTGAGGCCCCGGACGGCTCGTGTGATTCGAGGCGACAAGGAAGTGGATGTTCTTATCGAGGAGGTGCAAAAGGGCGATGTGATCGCCGTCCGGCCGGGGGAACGGATTCCCACCGACGGTAGGGTACTGAGCGGATCCTCGCACGTGGACGAATCGATGCTCACTGGAGAAAGCGTTCCGGTGTTCAAGACGCAAGGAAGCGATGTCTTCGCGGGGACCATCAACGGCAGCGGCCGGATCACCTTCAGGGCGGTCCGGGTGGGTGCGGAAACGGCTCTGGCCCAGATCATCCGTCTGGTGGAAGAAGCCCAGGGTTCCAAGGCCCCGGTGCAGCGCCTTGCGGACCGGGTGGCCTCCGTTTTCGTGCCGGTGGTCATCGTCATCGCGGTCACGACGCTTCTGGTCTGGACATTTGCGGTGCCGGGATCCGATGTGAGCCGCGCGCTCCTCAATTTCGTCTCCGTGTTGATCATCGCGTGCCCCTGCGCCATGGGGCTCGCGACCCCGACGGCGGTCATGGTGGGAACGGGCCTGGGTGCAGAATCGGGCATCCTCATCAGGGGCGGCGAGAGCCTTGAAAGGGCCCACCAGGTCGATACCGTCGTTTTCGATAAGACGGGTACCCTGACGGAAGGGAAACCCAAGGTCAGGGAAATCGTTGCCGGTGAAAACGAATCGGCGCGGGACGAGCTGCTGATCCTTGCCGCCTCTCTGGAATCGGCTTCCGAGCATCCCTTGGGGCGAGCCATAGTTCGTCGAGCGGAAGAAGCCGGCCTGGTGCTCAAGTCGGTGGAACGCTTCGAAGCGGTGGCCGGATTCGGGGCGCGAGGCGTCGTGGCGGGGCGATCGGTGGTTGTGGGCAACCGCCGCTTGATGGAGGAAGAGGGCTTACCGCTGGATTCCCTGGACGGCCGCCTGGAAGAGTTCATCGCTTCCGGAAAAACATGTGTGTACACGGCGGTGGACGGAATGGTGCGAGGAGTGCTTGTCCTTTCGGACGCCCCCAAGGAGAGTGCCGTTTCGTGCATCCAGCGGCTGAAGGCGATGGGCCTGGAAGTGTGGATGATCACCGGAGACAACGAACGGACGGCTCGGACCGTCGCCGGCGAGGTTGGGATCGAGCGTGTGCTTTCTGAGGTGCTTCCGGGTGAAAAAGCCGAAAAGGTGAGAGAGCTTCAGGAAAAAGGCCGCAAGGTGGCCATGGTTGGTGACGGTATCAACGATGCCCCGGCCCTCGCGGCGGCTGATGTGGGGATCGCCATCGGGGCGGGAACCGACGTGGCCATGGAAGCCAGCGATATCACCCTCATGCGGGACGACCTCATGCTGGTTCCACGGGCGATCCGGCTGTCGTCGCTCACCATGAAGGTCATCCGCCAAAACCTGTTCTGGGCGTTTTTTTACAACAGCGCGGGCATCCCTGTGGCGGCCGGGGTGTTGTACCCCTTCTTCGGCATCCTGTTGAATCCCATGTTTGCGGCGGCGGCTATGGCCATGAGCTCCGTTTCGGTGGTGGGAAATGCTTTGCGCCTGAGGCGCCTCTGGGCAAAGGAAATCAAACGAAGCGGATGA
- a CDS encoding DVU0298 family protein — translation MRQLKWEMKARLRSRAFLEELHELSGVSLRRMINPLFSFLCDADEIVRWRAVTAFGEVVSRLAEQDVESARVIVRRLIWNLNDESGGIGWGAPEAMGEIMARHGGMAAEYFQILLAYIREDGNFLEHEPLQAGVLWGLARVAEIRPECFVWNPTVHVPAGEAGRSPAAAEAAFTEPVPYILPFLDAGAPELRGLAARLLGLIGAAEAVIRLERLLDDGRPFRFYDGIRVSDVRVKDQAAEAMERIRSRR, via the coding sequence ATGCGCCAACTCAAGTGGGAAATGAAAGCACGGTTGCGAAGCCGGGCATTCCTGGAAGAGCTGCATGAACTTTCGGGTGTTTCTCTCAGGCGGATGATCAATCCGCTCTTTTCTTTCCTGTGCGATGCCGATGAAATCGTCCGCTGGCGGGCCGTCACAGCCTTCGGGGAAGTGGTCTCACGACTGGCCGAGCAAGACGTGGAATCGGCCCGTGTGATCGTCCGGCGGCTCATTTGGAACCTGAACGATGAATCGGGCGGTATAGGCTGGGGAGCTCCGGAGGCCATGGGTGAAATCATGGCGCGCCATGGGGGGATGGCCGCCGAATATTTCCAGATCCTCCTCGCCTACATCCGCGAAGACGGCAACTTTCTGGAACACGAACCGCTCCAGGCCGGGGTGCTCTGGGGCCTTGCTCGGGTGGCCGAAATCCGGCCGGAGTGCTTCGTCTGGAACCCGACTGTTCACGTTCCGGCGGGAGAGGCAGGCCGCAGTCCAGCGGCGGCGGAGGCGGCGTTTACGGAGCCCGTTCCTTATATTCTACCGTTTCTTGACGCCGGTGCGCCGGAACTCCGCGGCCTGGCCGCAAGGCTCCTCGGCCTTATCGGGGCGGCCGAAGCGGTCATCCGCTTGGAACGTCTTCTGGATGACGGCCGGCCTTTTCGCTTTTATGACGGCATTCGGGTGAGTGACGTCCGCGTGAAGGATCAGGCCGCCGAAGCCATGGAAAGGATCCGTTCCCGACGCTGA
- a CDS encoding SagB/ThcOx family dehydrogenase: protein MAEEMVTGSAYHEKTGYSRYQMKGGALDWRHQPVLDKSYRGLPVVDCTGKARPPGDVSFSEVVASGTPQGKPEAASLEELAACLGLAYGCTAKSVQGEKAFYFRSVPSAGALYPCELYVATRAVSGLEDGLYHYTAPSMDRQELVRLRSGVFVRRSDRAANEDDPALAFFVTVIFFRSAWKYRDRAYRYHLLDAGHLLESLVLALRSLGWASRVSLDFSDERANRFLGLDPEREGCLAMVWVPETAVVDLEALGDENLGSVQPEASRVSAGERPYELISAVHRTTSVLGRIGVESVDDPLYGTRIQRWQPFGIEAAWPETFSFVETVQRRRSRRNFVRNDIPEAVARALVSSLWVGFDASGTGPGRLEPAVWSGFFCRAVAGLKAGFYLLDETRRAVGLVREGDFLKNSAHVCLDQGWLSRAAFHFVFVIHLESAEDRVGPRVYRHIMLAAGRLGHRIYLAATALGLGACGIGAFYDGEARELLGLGCGETLLYLVGAGPLKRSW, encoded by the coding sequence ATGGCAGAGGAGATGGTTACGGGAAGCGCCTATCACGAGAAAACCGGCTACAGCCGTTACCAAATGAAGGGGGGTGCCCTCGACTGGCGCCACCAGCCGGTTCTTGATAAGTCCTACCGGGGACTCCCGGTGGTCGATTGCACGGGAAAGGCCCGCCCGCCCGGTGATGTTTCGTTTTCGGAAGTCGTTGCATCCGGAACGCCTCAGGGGAAGCCGGAAGCGGCCTCTCTGGAGGAACTCGCGGCGTGCCTGGGTCTGGCCTACGGCTGTACCGCCAAGAGCGTTCAGGGCGAGAAGGCCTTTTATTTCCGAAGCGTCCCTTCCGCGGGTGCACTTTACCCTTGCGAACTTTACGTGGCGACGCGCGCCGTTTCCGGGTTGGAAGACGGGCTGTATCACTACACGGCGCCGTCCATGGACCGACAGGAGCTGGTCCGGCTGCGTTCCGGTGTTTTTGTTCGGAGGAGTGATCGTGCGGCAAACGAGGACGATCCCGCCCTGGCCTTTTTTGTAACGGTGATCTTCTTTCGGAGTGCCTGGAAGTATCGGGACCGGGCCTACCGGTATCATCTCCTGGATGCGGGGCACCTGTTGGAAAGCCTGGTGCTGGCGCTGCGGTCTCTCGGCTGGGCGTCGAGGGTTTCCCTGGATTTTTCCGATGAACGCGCCAACCGGTTTCTGGGTTTGGATCCCGAGCGGGAAGGATGCCTGGCCATGGTTTGGGTTCCGGAAACCGCGGTCGTGGACCTGGAGGCGTTGGGTGACGAAAACCTGGGTTCTGTTCAACCTGAAGCGTCCCGGGTGAGCGCCGGTGAACGGCCGTACGAACTCATCTCCGCCGTGCACCGGACGACATCGGTTTTGGGAAGGATCGGCGTGGAGTCGGTGGATGATCCTCTTTACGGAACCCGAATCCAGCGCTGGCAGCCGTTCGGTATCGAAGCCGCATGGCCGGAAACGTTTTCCTTTGTGGAAACGGTGCAACGGAGGCGGTCCCGGCGCAACTTCGTCAGAAACGATATTCCGGAGGCTGTGGCCAGGGCTCTGGTTTCTTCGCTTTGGGTCGGTTTCGACGCCTCTGGAACGGGTCCGGGTCGACTGGAGCCGGCGGTTTGGTCCGGGTTTTTCTGCCGGGCGGTGGCGGGATTGAAAGCGGGGTTTTACCTGCTGGACGAGACGCGCAGGGCCGTTGGGCTGGTCCGGGAAGGGGACTTTTTGAAAAACTCGGCTCACGTCTGCCTCGACCAGGGCTGGTTATCCCGGGCGGCGTTTCATTTTGTCTTTGTGATTCACCTGGAATCCGCCGAAGACCGGGTGGGGCCCCGCGTCTATCGCCATATCATGCTCGCCGCAGGAAGACTCGGCCATCGAATTTATCTCGCAGCCACGGCTCTGGGCCTCGGCGCCTGCGGTATCGGCGCTTTCTATGACGGAGAAGCCCGTGAACTCCTGGGCCTGGGCTGCGGGGAAACGCTGCTCTACCTGGTGGGAGCCGGCCCTTTAAAAAGGAGCTGGTAG
- the rplU gene encoding 50S ribosomal protein L21, with protein MFAIIQAGGKQYKAAPGTVLKLEKIEGEPGDEILLDQVLLVSEGDEVHVGRPNLPDKVVRARIVDQGRHRKIRVLKFKRRKGYRKQQGHRQYYTAVQIEGIEDRAADV; from the coding sequence ATGTTTGCGATCATTCAGGCAGGTGGGAAGCAGTATAAGGCCGCTCCCGGTACGGTATTGAAGCTGGAAAAGATTGAAGGCGAGCCGGGCGACGAGATTCTTTTGGACCAGGTGCTGCTGGTGTCCGAAGGGGATGAGGTGCATGTGGGCCGGCCGAATCTTCCCGACAAGGTGGTGCGCGCACGGATCGTGGACCAGGGGCGTCACAGGAAGATCAGGGTGCTCAAGTTCAAACGCCGCAAGGGATACCGCAAGCAGCAGGGCCACCGCCAGTATTATACAGCGGTTCAGATCGAGGGCATCGAGGACCGGGCCGCCGACGTCTGA
- a CDS encoding heavy-metal-associated domain-containing protein: MNMKVKIRGMSCRHCVATVAKALKEIEGVSNVEVSLERGEATFDAARPVDMEQVRKQIEKVGYEVG; this comes from the coding sequence ATGAACATGAAAGTGAAGATCAGGGGGATGTCCTGCCGGCATTGTGTGGCCACGGTGGCCAAGGCTCTAAAAGAAATTGAAGGCGTGTCCAACGTTGAGGTCAGTTTGGAACGCGGGGAGGCGACTTTCGACGCCGCGCGTCCCGTGGACATGGAGCAAGTGCGAAAGCAGATCGAGAAGGTGGGTTATGAAGTCGGCTAG
- a CDS encoding multiheme c-type cytochrome: MKRCYCLLVLLTAVGWAVESPAASISAATEECLACHVEATPGVVADWERSRHAQMTTGEALAVQGLARKVSAANVPEALAEVAVGCAECHALNAGDQPGTFEHNGYEVHTVVSPKDCRTCHVEEADQFQQNLMAYAHGNLVNNSLYGQLTLAVNGTQSFDGQALNAAPENEQTAADSCLACHGTRIEVKGTVVRETDLGEMTFPVLSGWPNRGVGRVNPDGSLGSCAACHARHQFSIEVARKPHTCSQCHRGPDVPAAKIYQVSKHGNLYESLSARWDFSAVPWTLGKDFTAPTCAACHVSLLVTDGEQVVASRTHRMNDRLPWRIFGVIYAHPHPESADTTVLRNSAGLPLATELTGEPVKEGLISADEMDRRRRALHQVCLGCHGAAWVEGHWVRFENTLAETNAMTLAATGIMTTAWEKGLAQGPGSGGNPFDEAVEKAWVEQWLFYGNSVRFSSAMMGADYGVFDNGRWYQSKTVREMKDWLDSRSK; the protein is encoded by the coding sequence GTGAAGCGGTGTTACTGCCTCTTGGTTCTGCTGACCGCGGTGGGATGGGCCGTGGAATCGCCTGCCGCGTCGATCAGCGCGGCCACCGAAGAGTGCCTCGCGTGCCACGTGGAAGCGACACCGGGAGTGGTCGCCGACTGGGAACGAAGCCGCCATGCCCAAATGACCACTGGTGAAGCACTTGCCGTTCAAGGTCTTGCACGAAAGGTGTCGGCCGCGAACGTGCCCGAAGCTCTGGCTGAGGTTGCGGTGGGTTGCGCCGAATGCCATGCACTCAACGCCGGAGACCAGCCCGGAACGTTTGAACACAACGGCTACGAAGTCCACACGGTGGTCAGTCCGAAAGACTGCCGCACCTGCCATGTGGAGGAAGCGGACCAGTTTCAACAAAACCTCATGGCTTACGCCCACGGTAACCTGGTGAACAACTCCCTCTATGGTCAATTGACGCTTGCGGTGAACGGCACCCAGTCTTTCGACGGGCAGGCGTTGAACGCAGCGCCCGAAAACGAACAGACGGCCGCCGATTCCTGTCTCGCCTGTCATGGAACAAGAATTGAGGTGAAGGGGACCGTCGTTCGGGAGACGGACCTGGGGGAGATGACCTTTCCCGTGCTTTCCGGTTGGCCCAACAGAGGGGTGGGGCGCGTCAACCCGGATGGGAGTCTGGGTTCCTGCGCCGCCTGCCATGCGCGTCACCAGTTTTCCATCGAAGTGGCCCGCAAGCCGCACACCTGCAGCCAGTGCCATAGGGGGCCGGACGTTCCGGCCGCCAAGATCTACCAGGTGAGCAAGCACGGCAATCTTTATGAATCCCTTTCCGCTCGGTGGGATTTTTCCGCCGTCCCGTGGACGTTGGGTAAGGATTTCACGGCGCCCACCTGCGCCGCCTGCCATGTGAGCCTTTTGGTGACTGACGGCGAACAGGTGGTGGCTTCCCGGACGCACCGGATGAACGACCGTTTGCCATGGCGGATCTTTGGCGTGATCTACGCACATCCCCATCCGGAATCCGCCGACACGACGGTCCTTCGAAACAGCGCGGGCTTGCCTCTCGCCACGGAACTTACGGGAGAGCCGGTGAAGGAAGGGCTCATATCAGCTGATGAGATGGACCGGAGGCGCCGGGCGCTCCATCAGGTCTGCCTGGGATGCCACGGGGCGGCCTGGGTGGAAGGACACTGGGTGCGATTCGAAAACACGCTGGCGGAAACCAACGCCATGACGCTGGCCGCCACCGGGATCATGACCACCGCCTGGGAGAAGGGTCTGGCTCAGGGTCCTGGAAGCGGGGGTAATCCCTTCGATGAGGCCGTTGAGAAGGCTTGGGTGGAGCAGTGGCTCTTTTACGGCAATTCCGTCCGCTTTTCTTCGGCCATGATGGGGGCCGATTACGGGGTCTTCGACAACGGGCGCTGGTACCAGTCGAAAACCGTTCGGGAAATGAAGGACTGGCTGGATTCGCGTTCGAAGTAG
- the obgE gene encoding GTPase ObgE, translated as MKFIDEAKIRVEAGKGGNGCMSFRREKYVPRGGPDGGDGGKGGDVWLEATEQKATLLDFRYRRIFRARRGTHGQGKNKHGKGGSDLVLPVPVGTVVKDVETGEVLADLDAPGTRWCAARGGRGGRGNARFATSTRQAPRFSEEGEEGQSRDIQLELKLLADVGLVGFPNAGKSTLIAAVSAARPKIADYPFTTLIPTLGVVQVDDSRLFIIADIPGLIEGAHEGAGLGIRFLRHIERTKVLVHLIDISTVPEDRPLEPLEKIEHELYSYSPALLQKPRVVVLSKIDLLGDQSAVERITTNFQGVGHPVMAVSALTGKGLQPLLRLLAELLQEHSRCSQPFPPPADSLGATS; from the coding sequence ATGAAATTCATTGACGAAGCCAAGATCCGGGTCGAAGCCGGAAAAGGCGGAAACGGCTGCATGAGTTTCCGGCGGGAGAAGTACGTTCCCCGCGGCGGTCCGGACGGCGGAGACGGAGGAAAAGGCGGCGATGTCTGGTTGGAGGCCACGGAGCAGAAGGCGACGCTGCTGGATTTTCGCTACCGGAGGATCTTCCGGGCCAGGCGGGGAACTCACGGCCAAGGCAAGAATAAACATGGAAAAGGCGGCTCGGACCTGGTGCTCCCGGTTCCGGTGGGAACCGTGGTAAAGGATGTGGAAACGGGCGAGGTGCTGGCCGACCTCGACGCGCCGGGCACCCGTTGGTGCGCCGCCCGCGGCGGGCGAGGCGGAAGAGGGAACGCCCGCTTCGCGACGTCCACGCGGCAGGCTCCACGTTTCTCGGAAGAAGGCGAAGAAGGACAATCCCGGGACATCCAACTGGAATTGAAGCTCCTGGCCGACGTGGGCCTTGTGGGTTTCCCAAACGCGGGCAAATCGACACTCATCGCCGCGGTTTCGGCGGCCAGGCCCAAAATCGCCGACTATCCCTTCACCACGCTTATACCCACCCTGGGGGTCGTTCAAGTCGATGACAGTCGCCTGTTCATCATCGCGGACATCCCGGGGCTTATCGAGGGAGCCCATGAGGGCGCCGGGCTGGGTATTCGATTTCTTCGCCACATTGAGCGAACGAAGGTGCTGGTTCACCTCATCGACATCTCGACGGTCCCTGAAGATCGGCCCCTGGAACCTCTCGAAAAGATCGAACATGAACTCTACAGCTACTCCCCTGCTTTGCTTCAAAAACCCAGGGTCGTCGTCTTGAGTAAAATCGACCTACTTGGCGATCAAAGCGCCGTCGAACGGATCACCACCAACTTCCAAGGCGTCGGGCACCCCGTCATGGCTGTTTCCGCTCTTACCGGAAAAGGACTTCAGCCGCTCCTCCGGCTACTCGCCGAACTGCTTCAAGAACACTCGAGGTGCAGCCAGCCGTTTCCACCGCCCGCTGACTCCCTGGGTGCGACATCCTGA
- a CDS encoding flavodoxin domain-containing protein: MAKALVVYATRTNQTKNIAELVAEGMRFQGMEVRLVNVAEFDKSGVDPEEFDAVVLGSPTYHGEMLPSMKTFLFKLERSNLEGKAGGAFGAFGWSGEAPTRIFETMKHVYRMNMAGGPLMLKSASLGGGVQMAQGYGQEVARILAG, translated from the coding sequence ATGGCCAAGGCTTTGGTGGTTTATGCCACCCGGACCAACCAGACCAAGAACATTGCCGAACTCGTCGCCGAAGGGATGCGTTTCCAGGGGATGGAAGTCCGTCTGGTGAACGTCGCCGAATTCGACAAGTCCGGTGTGGATCCGGAGGAATTCGACGCCGTCGTTTTGGGTTCTCCCACCTACCACGGAGAGATGCTTCCGTCCATGAAGACGTTTCTCTTCAAGCTGGAACGATCCAACTTGGAAGGGAAAGCGGGGGGAGCCTTCGGGGCGTTCGGTTGGAGCGGCGAGGCGCCGACGCGTATCTTTGAAACCATGAAGCATGTGTATCGAATGAACATGGCGGGCGGCCCTCTCATGCTCAAGTCCGCGAGTCTTGGAGGGGGCGTCCAGATGGCCCAGGGTTACGGGCAAGAGGTTGCCCGGATATTGGCAGGTTGA
- a CDS encoding type II toxin-antitoxin system HicA family toxin — MPPKIRDLIAELEKAGFVNRGGTGSHRNFSHPKVQKPIIISGKLGDDAKHYQARAVRMALKELEK, encoded by the coding sequence ATGCCGCCAAAAATTCGGGACTTAATAGCGGAGTTGGAGAAGGCTGGGTTCGTGAATCGCGGTGGCACAGGGAGTCATCGAAACTTTAGCCATCCGAAAGTACAAAAACCCATTATAATTTCAGGTAAACTTGGGGACGATGCAAAACATTATCAGGCCCGTGCAGTGCGCATGGCTCTCAAGGAGTTGGAAAAATGA
- a CDS encoding ferredoxin, whose amino-acid sequence MPKTPVIDLSTCSQCEGCVEVCPSVFRKNEAGYIEVLDLSDFAEECVEEAMKFCPAGCIHWEEEDT is encoded by the coding sequence ATGCCCAAGACCCCCGTGATCGATTTGAGCACATGCAGCCAATGCGAAGGGTGCGTCGAAGTCTGCCCGTCCGTCTTTAGGAAGAACGAAGCAGGCTATATCGAAGTGCTGGATCTGTCCGACTTTGCTGAGGAATGCGTCGAGGAAGCCATGAAGTTCTGCCCGGCCGGCTGTATCCACTGGGAAGAGGAAGACACGTGA